From Malaya genurostris strain Urasoe2022 chromosome 2, Malgen_1.1, whole genome shotgun sequence:
atgtcggtaaataatatggcaacaatacgaggaaggaagcatgtgaaacagtccgcataaaatatttagttacttacattgattttcgctttggcatattaggaatatacggaatggatacgcaacaaaattccgaaattttgttaatattgtaacttgatgttattaaaatatgaatgaacattgtcatagttacaacgcgtgtagtcatcagacgtttattgttttgaagcaaataataattaaacttaaactggcggttaaccaaattctacgatggttcgtattcaaacgatacatgtaaaaccgcaggtaaacttaccttgagtttatttttgatactatatgatattgcatctaattgaactgtatatgtgagcctgtggaactcatttatactactaaaccgaggaggccgcttttagataagtttcagaatttaattttgaatcttttgaagcgtttaattcctggtgagacaacaacttgttcagtcacatataatgaagaagaagtatctatgattatcatctttatactgaatccattttcgcgccaccgttttgatCGTAtgtgaatggagatttaagtatgcaaacctatctgttgacaaattaaaacattttcaagctTACaacattgaagctttggaatcatttaaattaggataatccattaacaaatcatcgaggaacaagcgctgcaaactagatccgaaaaatttatcgccgataattctaaattggcctgatagtttccagagaatcaaaataaaatactcaattcaaaccaatttttcaatggtatgcaattgagatATTCAAATAACgtcatctcataagtttaagttaaatgtttccgaatcgattggttgttgaattatataaatccatcaacaaatgactaagttataagcgttcaaaattatgacagaaaaatgttacgcgattagttttgcatgttttaaattgacacccagcctcgggaaacgaagtgtaaggcatttttaatggcaaaatcgaccaaacatttgctaaatacaagggatatttcaaaagaatcggtaaccacgctaattcggttcttcaatagctagatgatatataagatactcaagcgaacacggtgttgcgcagacaacaggaaatttcaccaacacataatgcaaaagcgacaatccagcgagcgaacgcatacTCAATCCAgtaatcagctcactggacaagctacttgtttcattcacagtcaaacatcaactaggcaaagaaatattgtgcagcctatatttatagatttctcttcatactacgcataacgttgcggtgttttttatgcatgacgcaaagcctcctatgccgaacaagaagttgacgtcattttgcacaacggggattggtggatgaaaacataggtcgattctaaccattttttcaatagtatgctattgaaatactgaaacgacgtcgtcatacatgtttaagttgaaagtttccgaatcgattggttgttaaattataacaatccatcaacaaatgaccgagttattaacgttcaaaattatgacacaaaaaggttacgcgactatttttgaaacttttaattgacacccggccccatatagtgaagagtaaggcatttttaatgccaaaacatAGTTGGGtaaaaaacactatacgataatgtgcttactacataaatactgttgatatggactacatgaagtgttttcaaacttcataatttcttttaaaccatgtatctatgtatggtaacattattatactgtggacatatttacatggtagcaataaatatttagctcctcatatccctctcagcaggctgttcaattttgttggtttttgagcgcttgttgaacgacatattgcacgaaatattcgttcaatttgctggaacggtttgttgttgttttttgtcctgcaaaaatagtgtgaaaattaagtgttaccttcacatagaaagaaaatttgttgttatactacgtgaagtagaagtattgtgcaggtatgtattgttagtttaaacaaataagtggaaaaaacttcagaaattctgcagtgaaactagtccaacggggctccaacacctaatgttaaaaatggctcaacaatggacctctgcctgccgggtttgttgaacgtaaAAAATGGCatccggttcaacggtctgtttcaaaatcggcaaacgaaggtcccgtgttggcctcctgttgaacgattgattggacttttattggaccaatgatcaaactcattggaccaatgaaggaccaccgttgaacgtttttttctaagtgggatatatcaaggctcgagaccaatttcaccttactagaaattgtgattttaactatttgttcttatatttgagatgactaccattgtcaggatgaccatgccagaaaagtcataaatacaaatagtttagtcaagtcgtagtctttgttgtctagtaatttatacaatacagatggtgaatagtcatatatcatgattgttgctgctatttaagcgtatagttgaaatgacaatggaaaacaggctacggttactatggtattttgctcagtgtatactttcgttcgagttcgaattttgcattctttattccgttcgacttgtatgattcgatcgactctcgttcgggaacacttgaaatttcgaacactaaccatcaaagctgtcaacactacttacacgttctatattatttatattatttatttcttagtaaacaaaaccatcacacttgtataaacaaattagaacgattctgaaccgaacataagtaatacgtacgcaagtcgatcgagtaatgttcgaaaatttaacaactcgaacgaatgatattcgagttcatacccaactcgaacggaaggGGTGaaccacccctattctgtacgtcgatcgatttgaaatattccgatcgaatgtgcattttccattctgcattccgttcgagttgggtatgaactcgaatatcattcgttcgagttgttaaattttcgaacattactcgatcgacttgcgtacgtattacttatgttcggttcagaatcgttctaatttgtttatacaagtgtggtGGTTTTGTTTACtaagaaataaataatataaataatattgaacgtgtaagtagtgttgacagctttgatggttagtgttcgaaatttcaagtgttcccgaacgagagtcgatggaatcatacaagtcgaacggaataaagaatgcaaaattcgaactcgaacgaaagtgtagattcgttcgtatcacaaatccgtcggattccaGAATCGGGGTGGTTTTGTGTTTTTCTTTCGAGTTCCCTGAACGCAATAGAGGCATGCTAGCAACGAGCGAGGGCATACCAATTTACTTTTAGTCAGCCTTCTTGAAACTCTAAACGAACACGGTCTGTTCGAGTGTCGAGTCCAAGTAAGTCAACAACAGAAACACAATCGAAGGCTTTCGGATTTAACTACCATTCATTCATTCTATTAAACagtttgatatttaagctatctcGCTTGCAGTTTAGTTAAACACTCTTCTTCTGAAACATTACAACAACTCAGATGTTATCCACTGAATGTATGTTAAAACAATGTCGATTTTATATGTATTTTTATATGTATCTTCTACTAGCCAGCCAAAAGGTGATGTCGGTTTTTTTTCTCACATTTCGATTATTACAACTGCTACGAAtttcaacgtcactctttcatTCATCATTCATTATTTATGCATCCGAATAATTTACGTACAGGGttttttttggccaaaaaaaaCGTACTACAAaccaataatatttttattccaAAAATAGATCGCAGCGGTGCGGTtctgtatttattttttgttttcgggAATGTGTAACATGAGCATATGCTAATCGATTGGTTTGCCCGTTCATGCATTTTTCGTGAAACGACAATTAAAAGACGCAGCGTGAATTATTTGGAGAATCTTTGTTCCTACTAATACTAATAGCTTCTCAGTTAATGCTAAAACAGTTATTCTATCGAACTTCCCAACATTCACGATATTTACACATTAGCGCAATGGATTATCGTTATCCTTCTCGTCATGACAAATTGAAAACACTAACGTTAGTTTGGATATCATTCCTTCCCGGCTCTCCACTACTTACAatcaattgaaatagttttattcTACTGAACAATCTCCCCGTCGCAATTTCTGACATTCTATAATTAGGCTTTGACGTTTTGAATCTCGGTGCGATTACACTATTACATAAAGTTAATGCATGACACTGCGCAATTCAAGTCTCTAACTCAGAGGAAGCCTAGCTCGAACAGGGGGAGATAGTTCCTGATCGGTTATCATAATAAGCAATACGCAAAGTTTTGAACGTTTATACAATAGATTTTActaatagtagtagtagtagtagtgaaATAAATAAGAACACAGTTTTGCTTGCTTGATTTTTGGGTAAACAATTCGACCAACAATGccaattgattgattgatagCAAGAAAAGCCAAAAAATAATAACGAAAGAAGAAAACTGCTGACGAGCCTCCGTTTCAGGCATAATTGTTCCCCGTTAATGGGCTAACTTTATAAAACAAGGAACAATTAGGCGAAAAGCAAACAGCTTATCAGCAGATTTGGCCCATAATCAGGACGTTGGTGCGTTTGGCGGAATTGTACTTCCtctagatgatgatgatgatgatgatgatgatgttgatgTTGGTGTTAATGGAACCGTTCTTGTTGTATTGTTGTCAGCAGATGTTGCAGAATAGAATTGTTTATCTTTATCCTttgatttgttgttgttttggatACTACTGGTTGCATCGTCCGATTGAAGAGCAGCAGCCTTACTGAAGGATGAATTCACTCCACTTTCGGAACTGCTTTTGGCAGGTTTTGTCGTCTCCGCCTTTGCTGATGGTGGTGTGAACAGAGAAGAAGCAGCGGTTGCATTATCAGCAGTAGCAGTGCTGGACGAAGCCGTGCAACGTTTGTTACTATATGTGAATTTTCTGCGCCGTTGCACTGAGCTCATCCATGCTCTTTCGCGCCTGGTCTGTGATGTCGTCCAGCGATTTCTTTGTCTGGGTGAGAATCTCGTTCGTGCTGGTAGCTGCTGATGTGGCAAGTTCTTTCACCTGTAATCGATTGTTGAATGGTTAACAATTCATCCCCTTCGTGTCCGACAGAATAATCAAACTTACTTCCGAGTTCAGCTTCCCTATCACCCATTCGAGACCTTGGCGACCTTTGCCCGCATTGGTGCTGATGTTTTTGGTCAGTACGTCCTCCATGTACCGGTTCAGTGGGACTCCCTCGACCTGCACTGTGGCTTCCTGCCGGAGCAGCGTCTTCTCCGGATCCGTCGGATGTGGCACGTAGCTGAGGGTTTCGTACACCGACAGAAAACTCACAAAGGTGAGGTTGATCGTCTTGAGGGTCATCTGCCGCTTGGTCGGATCCACAGTGGACTTTTCACTGGCATAGCACACATTGGGAGATCCAATTAGctgaaagataaaaaaaaaaggaaacgaaACCGCATGAGAAGGTTGATGACCGGGTAGAACACGTAATGTGAAATATGTCACGCCGTTGCAGTGTGATGTAAACTAATTACGTAGGTAAACACAGTCTGACACAAGTTGCAGGTTGATTATCTAACAAATTATGACGCCTTCTTGGCCATATGAACGATAATAGACATGGCACAAGTATTGTTCCCGATGTGAATGTTGTAGAATGAAAATATATACAACGTATTTGTTtacaaattagaaaaaaacgtaATAACATCATTCCTACTATCACTAATCTCGCACACGTGTGGCCTTATTTTCAATCCGGTTCCTGGAAAACTAAGTTTAAAATCTCTTGACGCATGAATGGAATTCATTTGAGAGAAAACCAACAGTTTCAGTTGCGAAAATGCTGCTTCCTCGTATCGATATCTAGACTAAAAATGAGCTTGGGTAACGAATTAAATTAGAATCGCATTATGACTGACTGCTAAACGAGATAAAGCATGTGTCATTCTGATTTGGTCTAGGAACATACCATTTTTGAGATTGTTTTCAGGCACGGGTCTAACTTTCAAGTTGACTTTCTGCGATTTTTTAAAGGTCgattttaaggagtgtatcgaaaataagctatccacatacatttgtgttgtacgcctgtatttgtgatggtttttttatgctcacatcacagcatgctgtgcgtttggccgtCAGCTTTCgtgtgtttacttgtttgtgcggttgaaattctgcgctttcaaaatgtcgcgtattgaaacggaagtgaaaattaaggttctggacacatggctaagtgagaagggtattactatacgaacattggcgaagcggtttggaattcatcatgccaatgttaaaaccatcattaataagtttggggaacactattctttggatgatctaccaggaagaggcagaaaacccggttcttccaacttgaaactgaaccagaaagtggtatctctaatcgtgaagaacaaatcaatgtcaatacgtgattaggtcaaaaaagcaggaacgagt
This genomic window contains:
- the LOC131431880 gene encoding protein slowmo yields the protein MKIWTSEHVFNHPWETVAQAAWRKYPNPINTAVIGTDVVERRVVDGVLHTHRLVSTKWYFPQWAQKLIGSPNVCYASEKSTVDPTKRQMTLKTINLTFVSFLSVYETLSYVPHPTDPEKTLLRQEATVQVEGVPLNRYMEDVLTKNISTNAGKGRQGLEWVIGKLNSEVKELATSAATSTNEILTQTKKSLDDITDQARKSMDELSATAQKIHI